One genomic segment of Tripterygium wilfordii isolate XIE 37 chromosome 9, ASM1340144v1, whole genome shotgun sequence includes these proteins:
- the LOC120004983 gene encoding uncharacterized protein LOC120004983, which produces MRVGNKTRKSQLSSAPKLSSFLAHSANRLSKLVEAQELYKMEMGKPFQCHHCWELLRDDPKCQASLSSKKQKANTESSSAILSVVNLEDDSEASANQGRPLGRKASKKLLKEKKRGEMLLKTPRQYSHWNFGQRRRIKTEQKLSDKREH; this is translated from the exons ATGCGAGTAGGCAATAAAACGAGGAAATCACAACTGTCATCTGCGCCCAAGCTTTCTTCCTTCCTTGCTCACTCTGCAAATCGACTATCTAAG CTTGTCGAGGCTCAAGAGCTTTATAAAATGGAAATGGGAAAACCATTTCAGTGCCATCATTGTTGGGAATTATTGAGAGATGATCCAAAATGCCAAGCTTCCTTGTCAAGTAAGAAGCAAAAGGCCAATACTGAATCAAGCTCGGCTATCCTTAGTGTTGTGAACTTAGAGGATGATAGTGAAGCTTCAGCTAACCAAGGAAGGCCTTTGGGTAGAAAAGCCTCAAAAAAACtactcaaggaaaaaaaaaggggggaaatGTTGCTCAAAACTCCACGTCAGTATTCACACTGGAATTTTGGGCAAAGAAGGAGGATAAAGACCGAGCAAAAGCTGAGTGACAAGAGAGAGCACTAA